One part of the Vitis riparia cultivar Riparia Gloire de Montpellier isolate 1030 chromosome 8, EGFV_Vit.rip_1.0, whole genome shotgun sequence genome encodes these proteins:
- the LOC117920935 gene encoding BTB/POZ domain-containing protein FBL11 isoform X2 — protein MASNEEGDVIFLVCTNPNSIEEPIAEDEIYISTAETSSWDLPTILSHRIVKVQSNRNRLIQHSSYFHSLLCGNFRKSCHGSISIQWNLEAFINILKFIYGCPLDVTPQNFIPLYEGALFFGVDTLLLKCKIWFSELISSKGPLSLQIQLDDLIHIWDFGLEHANDFIPELCTMYLARNFMWAMSCNSYGNLPYNMLIACTRHPELTVDSEKHLSDALLVWLAANPELSECSSCLEDDCTDVLKQKVDNSGCPQITVELLLLSVIPCSYIMDSKLRKSIEQSLINLKHLDRKQYAISPGLLPILTFEAVQDVDISKCSRLHFEAAIECFCKSFPALRTLRAAYLLNIKMTSLRQLVKCSLLSEVDLTVDVSPVIPMQVSIISSSQTITPKISTTFVQSENYILDATSFSLSGSLLSNITNLTLEGRTDVSDSDLQDISEFCVSLCYLNLKACTSVTDTGMSILIRRCIKLQSILVCDTSFGRNSILALCCSLPNSGNSVAVDFGNKQQNSVALKLQTLHMGGCKGVDETSLLEVLSQVQVLRSLCLRETHLVDHALCSFSGSSLEMLDVDNTMVSGAALAYVVRGNPGLKCLKARGCKNLFQQGSNGKGEECSSFSHSCKELYLELAKTCKLEEFSFGWGFSHFSLEALGPAITSLKKINMGLGASLSHDALTLLPTTCPFLESVILYFQVITDSIMINIMQSLRYLQVLVLCYCLGDISSLSFKFSMPNLRKLRLERVTPWMTNDELAILTQNCVNLVELSLLGCRLLNSDSQQIISCGWPGLTSIHLEECGEVTADGVISLFDCKALEDLLLRHNGPGIQRNFILDAASKMPMLRKVSLDLCDASEGDFDLPNYADRYSLSIVKIARCKFRKCTLELQILDATRRPVHMERPVHKETLVLVWSSKNLTRTVVKERI, from the exons ATGGCTTCAAACGAGGAAGGCGATGTTATTTTCCTTGTATGCACAAACCCTAATTCAATTGAAGAACCGATCGCGGAGGACGAGATTTACATATCGACTGCTGAGACCTCTTCCTGGGACTTGCCTACTATCCTCAGTCATAGAATCGTGAAGGTTCAATCCAATCGGAACAG GCTCATCCAACATTCTTCCTATTTCCACAGCCTCCTCTGCGGAAACTTTAG AAAATCGTGCCATGGCTCTATTTCGATCCAGTGGAACTTGGAAGCATTCATTAATATTCTGAAGTTCATTTATGGTTGCCCATTGGATGTGACTCCCCAGAATTTCATTCCTCTCTATGAG GGTGCACTATTTTTTGGAGTGGATACACTTCTTTTGAAGTGTAAGATTTGGTTCTCAGAGTTAATTTCATCCAAGGGGCCATTGTCACTTCAAATACAATTGGACGATTTAATTCATATTTGGGACTTTGGTTTAGAGCATG CAAATGATTTTATTCCGGAACTTTGTACGATGTATCTTGCAAGGAACTTT ATGTGGGCGATGTCCTGTAACTCTTATGGCAATTTACCTTACAATATGTTGATTGCTTGCACAAGACATCCTGAGTTGACAGTAGATAG TGAGAAGCATCTTTCTGATGCCCTTCTAGTTTGGCTAGCTGCTAATCCAGAATTGTCTGAATGCTCAAGCTGCCTGGAAGATGATTGTACTGATGTTCTGAAACAG AAAGTGGACAACTCAGGTTGTCCACAAATAACAGTCGAGCTTCTACTTCTATCTGTGATTCCTTGTTCCTATATTATGGACTCCAAATTGAGAAAGAGCATTGAGCAGTCTTTGATCAACCTTAAACATCTTGACCGAAAGCAATATGCCATCTCACCAGGGTTGTTGCCAATCTTGACTTTTGAAGCAGTACAGGATGTAGATATTTCTAAGTGTTCAAGGCTACATTTTGAAGCTGCCATTGAGTGCTTCTGCAAGTCATTTCCAGCATTAAGAACGCTGCGGGCAGCTTATTTATTGAATATCAAGATGACCAGTTTGCGCCAATTGGTGAAGTGTTCCCTGCTCTCTGAAGTGGACTTAACCGTTGATGTTAGCCCAGTTATACCAATGCAAGTGTCAATTATATCTTCTAGTCAGACGATAACACCAAAAATATCCACAACATTTGTTCAGTCAGAGAATTATATTTTGGATGCTacatcattttctctctctggATCCTTGCTCTCAAATATTACAAATCTCACGTTGGAGGGTCGAACCGATGTTAGTG ATTCAGATCTCCAAGATATCTCAGAATTCTGTGTGTCCTTATGCTACCTCAACCTTAAAGCATGTACTTCAGTAACTGATACTGGCATGTCAATTCTTATACGCAGATGTATTAAGCTACAGTCAATCCTAGTTTGTGATACCTCTTTTGGGAGGAATTCGATTTTGGCTCTTTGCTGCAGTCTTCCTAATTCTGGTAATTCTGTTGCTGTGGATTTTGGAAACAAGCAACAAAATTCAGTGGCTCTAAAGCTTCAAACACTGCATATGGGTGGTTGCAAGG GTGTTGATGAAACATCTTTGTTGGAGGTTTTGTCTCAAGTGCAGGTTTTAAGGAGTCTTTGCTTGAGGGAGACTCACCTTGTTGACCATGCTCTTTGTAGTTTCTCTGGTTCTTCCTTGGAGATGCTTGATGTAGATAATACCATG GTTTCTGGGGCTGCTTTAGCTTATGTTGTCCGTGGAAATCCTGGCCTGAAGTGTTTGAAAGCTAGGGGCtgtaaaaatttgtttcaacaAGGAAGCAATGGTAAAGGGGAAGAATGTTCTTCTTTCTCACATTCTTGTAAAGAACTGTATTTGGAGTTGGCCAAGACATGCAAATTAGAAGAATTTTCATTTGGGTGGGGTTTTTCTCATTTCTCCCTTGAAGCTTTGGGACCTGCAATTACATcactaaagaaaataaacatgggCTTAGGTGCATCATTAAGTCATGATGCGCTCACATTACTACCCACAACTTGTCCTTTCCTAGAGTCGGTGATTCTTTATTTTCAG GTAATTACTGATAGTATCATGATAAACATCATGCAATCCTTGAGATACTTACAGGTGCTGGTCCTTTGTTACTGTCTTGGTGATATATCTTCTTTGAGCTTCAAATTCAGTATGCCAAATTTGAGGAAATTAAGGCTGGAAAGGGTGACCCCATGGATGACCAATGATGAGTTGGCTATTCTGACTCAGAACTGTGTTAATCTGGTTGAGCTTTCCTTGTTAGGATGCAGACTTCTCAATTCAG atTCTCAGCAGATCATCTCATGTGGATGGCCAGGCTTGACTTCTATCCATCTAGAG gAGTGTGGAGAAGTAACAGCAGATGGAGTCATTTCTCTTTTTGACTGCAAAGCCCTTGAAGACCTTTTGCTGCGTCATAAT GGCCCTGGAATCCAGAGAAACTTCATTCTTGATGCTGCTTCAAAG ATGCCAATGCTTCGGAAAGTGTCATTAGAtttgtgtgatgcaagtgaagGTGACTTCGATCTTCCAAAT TATGCTGACAGGTATTCCCTGAGCATTGTGAAAATAGCTAGATGCAAGTTTCGTAAATGCACTTTAGAGCTCCAAATCCTGGATGCTACTAGGAGGCCAGTTCACATGGAGAGGCCAGTTCACAAGGAGACCTTAGTATTGGTTTGGAGCAGCAAAAATCTTACTAGAACAGTGGTAAAGGAAAGAATTTAG
- the LOC117920935 gene encoding BTB/POZ domain-containing protein FBL11 isoform X4 has translation MMWAMSCNSYGNLPYNMLIACTRHPELTVDSEKHLSDALLVWLAANPELSECSSCLEDDCTDVLKQIRVNLLPLWFSAGKKRCCYFSKLADKSINAILSLVKHPSTGSVIDLGDEDLCQLRIRLTKYTKKVDNSGCPQITVELLLLSVIPCSYIMDSKLRKSIEQSLINLKHLDRKQYAISPGLLPILTFEAVQDVDISKCSRLHFEAAIECFCKSFPALRTLRAAYLLNIKMTSLRQLVKCSLLSEVDLTVDVSPVIPMQVSIISSSQTITPKISTTFVQSENYILDATSFSLSGSLLSNITNLTLEGRTDVSDSDLQDISEFCVSLCYLNLKACTSVTDTGMSILIRRCIKLQSILVCDTSFGRNSILALCCSLPNSGNSVAVDFGNKQQNSVALKLQTLHMGGCKGVDETSLLEVLSQVQVLRSLCLRETHLVDHALCSFSGSSLEMLDVDNTMVSGAALAYVVRGNPGLKCLKARGCKNLFQQGSNGKGEECSSFSHSCKELYLELAKTCKLEEFSFGWGFSHFSLEALGPAITSLKKINMGLGASLSHDALTLLPTTCPFLESVILYFQVITDSIMINIMQSLRYLQVLVLCYCLGDISSLSFKFSMPNLRKLRLERVTPWMTNDELAILTQNCVNLVELSLLGCRLLNSDSQQIISCGWPGLTSIHLEECGEVTADGVISLFDCKALEDLLLRHNGPGIQRNFILDAASKMPMLRKVSLDLCDASEGDFDLPNYADRYSLSIVKIARCKFRKCTLELQILDATRRPVHMERPVHKETLVLVWSSKNLTRTVVKERI, from the exons ATG ATGTGGGCGATGTCCTGTAACTCTTATGGCAATTTACCTTACAATATGTTGATTGCTTGCACAAGACATCCTGAGTTGACAGTAGATAG TGAGAAGCATCTTTCTGATGCCCTTCTAGTTTGGCTAGCTGCTAATCCAGAATTGTCTGAATGCTCAAGCTGCCTGGAAGATGATTGTACTGATGTTCTGAAACAG ATCCGCGTTAACCTTTTGCCATTGTGGTTTTCTGCAG GGAAAAAACGGTGCTGCTATTTCTCTAAGCTTGCAGATAAGAGCATTAATGCGATTCTTAGTCTAGTCAAACATCCATCCACAGGCTCAGTCATTGACTTAGGAGACGAGGACTTGTGTCAACTCAGGATTCGATTAACGAAGTATACCAAG AAAGTGGACAACTCAGGTTGTCCACAAATAACAGTCGAGCTTCTACTTCTATCTGTGATTCCTTGTTCCTATATTATGGACTCCAAATTGAGAAAGAGCATTGAGCAGTCTTTGATCAACCTTAAACATCTTGACCGAAAGCAATATGCCATCTCACCAGGGTTGTTGCCAATCTTGACTTTTGAAGCAGTACAGGATGTAGATATTTCTAAGTGTTCAAGGCTACATTTTGAAGCTGCCATTGAGTGCTTCTGCAAGTCATTTCCAGCATTAAGAACGCTGCGGGCAGCTTATTTATTGAATATCAAGATGACCAGTTTGCGCCAATTGGTGAAGTGTTCCCTGCTCTCTGAAGTGGACTTAACCGTTGATGTTAGCCCAGTTATACCAATGCAAGTGTCAATTATATCTTCTAGTCAGACGATAACACCAAAAATATCCACAACATTTGTTCAGTCAGAGAATTATATTTTGGATGCTacatcattttctctctctggATCCTTGCTCTCAAATATTACAAATCTCACGTTGGAGGGTCGAACCGATGTTAGTG ATTCAGATCTCCAAGATATCTCAGAATTCTGTGTGTCCTTATGCTACCTCAACCTTAAAGCATGTACTTCAGTAACTGATACTGGCATGTCAATTCTTATACGCAGATGTATTAAGCTACAGTCAATCCTAGTTTGTGATACCTCTTTTGGGAGGAATTCGATTTTGGCTCTTTGCTGCAGTCTTCCTAATTCTGGTAATTCTGTTGCTGTGGATTTTGGAAACAAGCAACAAAATTCAGTGGCTCTAAAGCTTCAAACACTGCATATGGGTGGTTGCAAGG GTGTTGATGAAACATCTTTGTTGGAGGTTTTGTCTCAAGTGCAGGTTTTAAGGAGTCTTTGCTTGAGGGAGACTCACCTTGTTGACCATGCTCTTTGTAGTTTCTCTGGTTCTTCCTTGGAGATGCTTGATGTAGATAATACCATG GTTTCTGGGGCTGCTTTAGCTTATGTTGTCCGTGGAAATCCTGGCCTGAAGTGTTTGAAAGCTAGGGGCtgtaaaaatttgtttcaacaAGGAAGCAATGGTAAAGGGGAAGAATGTTCTTCTTTCTCACATTCTTGTAAAGAACTGTATTTGGAGTTGGCCAAGACATGCAAATTAGAAGAATTTTCATTTGGGTGGGGTTTTTCTCATTTCTCCCTTGAAGCTTTGGGACCTGCAATTACATcactaaagaaaataaacatgggCTTAGGTGCATCATTAAGTCATGATGCGCTCACATTACTACCCACAACTTGTCCTTTCCTAGAGTCGGTGATTCTTTATTTTCAG GTAATTACTGATAGTATCATGATAAACATCATGCAATCCTTGAGATACTTACAGGTGCTGGTCCTTTGTTACTGTCTTGGTGATATATCTTCTTTGAGCTTCAAATTCAGTATGCCAAATTTGAGGAAATTAAGGCTGGAAAGGGTGACCCCATGGATGACCAATGATGAGTTGGCTATTCTGACTCAGAACTGTGTTAATCTGGTTGAGCTTTCCTTGTTAGGATGCAGACTTCTCAATTCAG atTCTCAGCAGATCATCTCATGTGGATGGCCAGGCTTGACTTCTATCCATCTAGAG gAGTGTGGAGAAGTAACAGCAGATGGAGTCATTTCTCTTTTTGACTGCAAAGCCCTTGAAGACCTTTTGCTGCGTCATAAT GGCCCTGGAATCCAGAGAAACTTCATTCTTGATGCTGCTTCAAAG ATGCCAATGCTTCGGAAAGTGTCATTAGAtttgtgtgatgcaagtgaagGTGACTTCGATCTTCCAAAT TATGCTGACAGGTATTCCCTGAGCATTGTGAAAATAGCTAGATGCAAGTTTCGTAAATGCACTTTAGAGCTCCAAATCCTGGATGCTACTAGGAGGCCAGTTCACATGGAGAGGCCAGTTCACAAGGAGACCTTAGTATTGGTTTGGAGCAGCAAAAATCTTACTAGAACAGTGGTAAAGGAAAGAATTTAG
- the LOC117920935 gene encoding BTB/POZ domain-containing protein FBL11 isoform X3: MASNEEGDVIFLVCTNPNSIEEPIAEDEIYISTAETSSWDLPTILSHRIVKVQSNRNRLIQHSSYFHSLLCGNFRKSCHGSISIQWNLEAFINILKFIYGCPLDVTPQNFIPLYEGALFFGVDTLLLKCKIWFSELISSKGPLSLQIQLDDLIHIWDFGLEHANDFIPELCTMYLARNFMWAMSCNSYGNLPYNMLIACTRHPELTVDSEKHLSDALLVWLAANPELSECSSCLEDDCTDVLKQIRVNLLPLWFSAGKKRCCYFSKLADKSINAILSLVKHPSTGSVIDLGDEDLCQLRIRLTKYTKKVDNSGCPQITVELLLLSVIPCSYIMDSKLRKSIEQSLINLKHLDRKQYAISPGLLPILTFEAVQDVDISKCSRLHFEAAIECFCKSFPALRTLRAAYLLNIKMTSLRQLVKCSLLSEVDLTVDVSPVIPMQVSIISSSQTITPKISTTFVQSENYILDATSFSLSGSLLSNITNLTLEGRTDVSDSDLQDISEFCVSLCYLNLKACTSVTDTGMSILIRRCIKLQSILVCDTSFGRNSILALCCSLPNSGNSVAVDFGNKQQNSVALKLQTLHMGGCKGVDETSLLEVLSQVQVLRSLCLRETHLVDHALCSFSGSSLEMLDVDNTMVSGAALAYVVRGNPGLKCLKARGCKNLFQQGSNGKGEECSSFSHSCKELYLELAKTCKLEEFSFGWGFSHFSLEALGPAITSLKKINMGLGASLSHDALTLLPTTCPFLESVILYFQVITDSIMINIMQSLRYLQVLVLCYCLGDISSLSFKFSMPNLRKLRLERVTPWMTNDELAILTQNCVNLVELSLLGCRLLNSGVWRSNSRWSHFSF, from the exons ATGGCTTCAAACGAGGAAGGCGATGTTATTTTCCTTGTATGCACAAACCCTAATTCAATTGAAGAACCGATCGCGGAGGACGAGATTTACATATCGACTGCTGAGACCTCTTCCTGGGACTTGCCTACTATCCTCAGTCATAGAATCGTGAAGGTTCAATCCAATCGGAACAG GCTCATCCAACATTCTTCCTATTTCCACAGCCTCCTCTGCGGAAACTTTAG AAAATCGTGCCATGGCTCTATTTCGATCCAGTGGAACTTGGAAGCATTCATTAATATTCTGAAGTTCATTTATGGTTGCCCATTGGATGTGACTCCCCAGAATTTCATTCCTCTCTATGAG GGTGCACTATTTTTTGGAGTGGATACACTTCTTTTGAAGTGTAAGATTTGGTTCTCAGAGTTAATTTCATCCAAGGGGCCATTGTCACTTCAAATACAATTGGACGATTTAATTCATATTTGGGACTTTGGTTTAGAGCATG CAAATGATTTTATTCCGGAACTTTGTACGATGTATCTTGCAAGGAACTTT ATGTGGGCGATGTCCTGTAACTCTTATGGCAATTTACCTTACAATATGTTGATTGCTTGCACAAGACATCCTGAGTTGACAGTAGATAG TGAGAAGCATCTTTCTGATGCCCTTCTAGTTTGGCTAGCTGCTAATCCAGAATTGTCTGAATGCTCAAGCTGCCTGGAAGATGATTGTACTGATGTTCTGAAACAG ATCCGCGTTAACCTTTTGCCATTGTGGTTTTCTGCAG GGAAAAAACGGTGCTGCTATTTCTCTAAGCTTGCAGATAAGAGCATTAATGCGATTCTTAGTCTAGTCAAACATCCATCCACAGGCTCAGTCATTGACTTAGGAGACGAGGACTTGTGTCAACTCAGGATTCGATTAACGAAGTATACCAAG AAAGTGGACAACTCAGGTTGTCCACAAATAACAGTCGAGCTTCTACTTCTATCTGTGATTCCTTGTTCCTATATTATGGACTCCAAATTGAGAAAGAGCATTGAGCAGTCTTTGATCAACCTTAAACATCTTGACCGAAAGCAATATGCCATCTCACCAGGGTTGTTGCCAATCTTGACTTTTGAAGCAGTACAGGATGTAGATATTTCTAAGTGTTCAAGGCTACATTTTGAAGCTGCCATTGAGTGCTTCTGCAAGTCATTTCCAGCATTAAGAACGCTGCGGGCAGCTTATTTATTGAATATCAAGATGACCAGTTTGCGCCAATTGGTGAAGTGTTCCCTGCTCTCTGAAGTGGACTTAACCGTTGATGTTAGCCCAGTTATACCAATGCAAGTGTCAATTATATCTTCTAGTCAGACGATAACACCAAAAATATCCACAACATTTGTTCAGTCAGAGAATTATATTTTGGATGCTacatcattttctctctctggATCCTTGCTCTCAAATATTACAAATCTCACGTTGGAGGGTCGAACCGATGTTAGTG ATTCAGATCTCCAAGATATCTCAGAATTCTGTGTGTCCTTATGCTACCTCAACCTTAAAGCATGTACTTCAGTAACTGATACTGGCATGTCAATTCTTATACGCAGATGTATTAAGCTACAGTCAATCCTAGTTTGTGATACCTCTTTTGGGAGGAATTCGATTTTGGCTCTTTGCTGCAGTCTTCCTAATTCTGGTAATTCTGTTGCTGTGGATTTTGGAAACAAGCAACAAAATTCAGTGGCTCTAAAGCTTCAAACACTGCATATGGGTGGTTGCAAGG GTGTTGATGAAACATCTTTGTTGGAGGTTTTGTCTCAAGTGCAGGTTTTAAGGAGTCTTTGCTTGAGGGAGACTCACCTTGTTGACCATGCTCTTTGTAGTTTCTCTGGTTCTTCCTTGGAGATGCTTGATGTAGATAATACCATG GTTTCTGGGGCTGCTTTAGCTTATGTTGTCCGTGGAAATCCTGGCCTGAAGTGTTTGAAAGCTAGGGGCtgtaaaaatttgtttcaacaAGGAAGCAATGGTAAAGGGGAAGAATGTTCTTCTTTCTCACATTCTTGTAAAGAACTGTATTTGGAGTTGGCCAAGACATGCAAATTAGAAGAATTTTCATTTGGGTGGGGTTTTTCTCATTTCTCCCTTGAAGCTTTGGGACCTGCAATTACATcactaaagaaaataaacatgggCTTAGGTGCATCATTAAGTCATGATGCGCTCACATTACTACCCACAACTTGTCCTTTCCTAGAGTCGGTGATTCTTTATTTTCAG GTAATTACTGATAGTATCATGATAAACATCATGCAATCCTTGAGATACTTACAGGTGCTGGTCCTTTGTTACTGTCTTGGTGATATATCTTCTTTGAGCTTCAAATTCAGTATGCCAAATTTGAGGAAATTAAGGCTGGAAAGGGTGACCCCATGGATGACCAATGATGAGTTGGCTATTCTGACTCAGAACTGTGTTAATCTGGTTGAGCTTTCCTTGTTAGGATGCAGACTTCTCAATTCAG gAGTGTGGAGAAGTAACAGCAGATGGAGTCATTTCTCTTTTTGA
- the LOC117920935 gene encoding BTB/POZ domain-containing protein FBL11 isoform X1, protein MASNEEGDVIFLVCTNPNSIEEPIAEDEIYISTAETSSWDLPTILSHRIVKVQSNRNRLIQHSSYFHSLLCGNFRKSCHGSISIQWNLEAFINILKFIYGCPLDVTPQNFIPLYEGALFFGVDTLLLKCKIWFSELISSKGPLSLQIQLDDLIHIWDFGLEHANDFIPELCTMYLARNFMWAMSCNSYGNLPYNMLIACTRHPELTVDSEKHLSDALLVWLAANPELSECSSCLEDDCTDVLKQIRVNLLPLWFSAGKKRCCYFSKLADKSINAILSLVKHPSTGSVIDLGDEDLCQLRIRLTKYTKKVDNSGCPQITVELLLLSVIPCSYIMDSKLRKSIEQSLINLKHLDRKQYAISPGLLPILTFEAVQDVDISKCSRLHFEAAIECFCKSFPALRTLRAAYLLNIKMTSLRQLVKCSLLSEVDLTVDVSPVIPMQVSIISSSQTITPKISTTFVQSENYILDATSFSLSGSLLSNITNLTLEGRTDVSDSDLQDISEFCVSLCYLNLKACTSVTDTGMSILIRRCIKLQSILVCDTSFGRNSILALCCSLPNSGNSVAVDFGNKQQNSVALKLQTLHMGGCKGVDETSLLEVLSQVQVLRSLCLRETHLVDHALCSFSGSSLEMLDVDNTMVSGAALAYVVRGNPGLKCLKARGCKNLFQQGSNGKGEECSSFSHSCKELYLELAKTCKLEEFSFGWGFSHFSLEALGPAITSLKKINMGLGASLSHDALTLLPTTCPFLESVILYFQVITDSIMINIMQSLRYLQVLVLCYCLGDISSLSFKFSMPNLRKLRLERVTPWMTNDELAILTQNCVNLVELSLLGCRLLNSDSQQIISCGWPGLTSIHLEECGEVTADGVISLFDCKALEDLLLRHNGPGIQRNFILDAASKMPMLRKVSLDLCDASEGDFDLPNYADRYSLSIVKIARCKFRKCTLELQILDATRRPVHMERPVHKETLVLVWSSKNLTRTVVKERI, encoded by the exons ATGGCTTCAAACGAGGAAGGCGATGTTATTTTCCTTGTATGCACAAACCCTAATTCAATTGAAGAACCGATCGCGGAGGACGAGATTTACATATCGACTGCTGAGACCTCTTCCTGGGACTTGCCTACTATCCTCAGTCATAGAATCGTGAAGGTTCAATCCAATCGGAACAG GCTCATCCAACATTCTTCCTATTTCCACAGCCTCCTCTGCGGAAACTTTAG AAAATCGTGCCATGGCTCTATTTCGATCCAGTGGAACTTGGAAGCATTCATTAATATTCTGAAGTTCATTTATGGTTGCCCATTGGATGTGACTCCCCAGAATTTCATTCCTCTCTATGAG GGTGCACTATTTTTTGGAGTGGATACACTTCTTTTGAAGTGTAAGATTTGGTTCTCAGAGTTAATTTCATCCAAGGGGCCATTGTCACTTCAAATACAATTGGACGATTTAATTCATATTTGGGACTTTGGTTTAGAGCATG CAAATGATTTTATTCCGGAACTTTGTACGATGTATCTTGCAAGGAACTTT ATGTGGGCGATGTCCTGTAACTCTTATGGCAATTTACCTTACAATATGTTGATTGCTTGCACAAGACATCCTGAGTTGACAGTAGATAG TGAGAAGCATCTTTCTGATGCCCTTCTAGTTTGGCTAGCTGCTAATCCAGAATTGTCTGAATGCTCAAGCTGCCTGGAAGATGATTGTACTGATGTTCTGAAACAG ATCCGCGTTAACCTTTTGCCATTGTGGTTTTCTGCAG GGAAAAAACGGTGCTGCTATTTCTCTAAGCTTGCAGATAAGAGCATTAATGCGATTCTTAGTCTAGTCAAACATCCATCCACAGGCTCAGTCATTGACTTAGGAGACGAGGACTTGTGTCAACTCAGGATTCGATTAACGAAGTATACCAAG AAAGTGGACAACTCAGGTTGTCCACAAATAACAGTCGAGCTTCTACTTCTATCTGTGATTCCTTGTTCCTATATTATGGACTCCAAATTGAGAAAGAGCATTGAGCAGTCTTTGATCAACCTTAAACATCTTGACCGAAAGCAATATGCCATCTCACCAGGGTTGTTGCCAATCTTGACTTTTGAAGCAGTACAGGATGTAGATATTTCTAAGTGTTCAAGGCTACATTTTGAAGCTGCCATTGAGTGCTTCTGCAAGTCATTTCCAGCATTAAGAACGCTGCGGGCAGCTTATTTATTGAATATCAAGATGACCAGTTTGCGCCAATTGGTGAAGTGTTCCCTGCTCTCTGAAGTGGACTTAACCGTTGATGTTAGCCCAGTTATACCAATGCAAGTGTCAATTATATCTTCTAGTCAGACGATAACACCAAAAATATCCACAACATTTGTTCAGTCAGAGAATTATATTTTGGATGCTacatcattttctctctctggATCCTTGCTCTCAAATATTACAAATCTCACGTTGGAGGGTCGAACCGATGTTAGTG ATTCAGATCTCCAAGATATCTCAGAATTCTGTGTGTCCTTATGCTACCTCAACCTTAAAGCATGTACTTCAGTAACTGATACTGGCATGTCAATTCTTATACGCAGATGTATTAAGCTACAGTCAATCCTAGTTTGTGATACCTCTTTTGGGAGGAATTCGATTTTGGCTCTTTGCTGCAGTCTTCCTAATTCTGGTAATTCTGTTGCTGTGGATTTTGGAAACAAGCAACAAAATTCAGTGGCTCTAAAGCTTCAAACACTGCATATGGGTGGTTGCAAGG GTGTTGATGAAACATCTTTGTTGGAGGTTTTGTCTCAAGTGCAGGTTTTAAGGAGTCTTTGCTTGAGGGAGACTCACCTTGTTGACCATGCTCTTTGTAGTTTCTCTGGTTCTTCCTTGGAGATGCTTGATGTAGATAATACCATG GTTTCTGGGGCTGCTTTAGCTTATGTTGTCCGTGGAAATCCTGGCCTGAAGTGTTTGAAAGCTAGGGGCtgtaaaaatttgtttcaacaAGGAAGCAATGGTAAAGGGGAAGAATGTTCTTCTTTCTCACATTCTTGTAAAGAACTGTATTTGGAGTTGGCCAAGACATGCAAATTAGAAGAATTTTCATTTGGGTGGGGTTTTTCTCATTTCTCCCTTGAAGCTTTGGGACCTGCAATTACATcactaaagaaaataaacatgggCTTAGGTGCATCATTAAGTCATGATGCGCTCACATTACTACCCACAACTTGTCCTTTCCTAGAGTCGGTGATTCTTTATTTTCAG GTAATTACTGATAGTATCATGATAAACATCATGCAATCCTTGAGATACTTACAGGTGCTGGTCCTTTGTTACTGTCTTGGTGATATATCTTCTTTGAGCTTCAAATTCAGTATGCCAAATTTGAGGAAATTAAGGCTGGAAAGGGTGACCCCATGGATGACCAATGATGAGTTGGCTATTCTGACTCAGAACTGTGTTAATCTGGTTGAGCTTTCCTTGTTAGGATGCAGACTTCTCAATTCAG atTCTCAGCAGATCATCTCATGTGGATGGCCAGGCTTGACTTCTATCCATCTAGAG gAGTGTGGAGAAGTAACAGCAGATGGAGTCATTTCTCTTTTTGACTGCAAAGCCCTTGAAGACCTTTTGCTGCGTCATAAT GGCCCTGGAATCCAGAGAAACTTCATTCTTGATGCTGCTTCAAAG ATGCCAATGCTTCGGAAAGTGTCATTAGAtttgtgtgatgcaagtgaagGTGACTTCGATCTTCCAAAT TATGCTGACAGGTATTCCCTGAGCATTGTGAAAATAGCTAGATGCAAGTTTCGTAAATGCACTTTAGAGCTCCAAATCCTGGATGCTACTAGGAGGCCAGTTCACATGGAGAGGCCAGTTCACAAGGAGACCTTAGTATTGGTTTGGAGCAGCAAAAATCTTACTAGAACAGTGGTAAAGGAAAGAATTTAG